From Chloroflexota bacterium, one genomic window encodes:
- a CDS encoding metalloregulator ArsR/SmtB family transcription factor: MNPIIQTDVIELKAKLFRGLADASRLKVLEALCAEPLTVSAIVAATQLSQSNVSNHLGCLHDCGLVARQQQGRFVYYRLSDPRVGELVNLAASLLADVAHGVYACTRYTGEVNQ; encoded by the coding sequence ATGAATCCAATTATTCAAACTGATGTGATCGAATTGAAAGCCAAGCTTTTTCGTGGTTTGGCCGATGCTTCGCGTTTGAAAGTGCTTGAGGCGCTTTGTGCCGAACCGCTGACAGTTTCGGCGATTGTGGCAGCAACCCAGCTCAGCCAATCGAATGTTTCCAATCATCTGGGTTGTTTGCACGATTGTGGTTTGGTCGCACGGCAACAGCAAGGTCGCTTTGTCTACTATCGGCTGAGCGATCCACGGGTGGGCGAGTTGGTTAATTTGGCTGCCAGCTTATTGGCCGATGTTGCGCACGGGGTATATGCCTGTACCCGTTACACTGGCGAGGTGAACCAATGA
- a CDS encoding metalloregulator ArsR/SmtB family transcription factor → MELSQKRQFKDALYEQFARISRALANPHRLELLDLLTQGERTVEDLANETALSIANASQHLQTLRAAQLVSVRREGLYAYYRLANPSVQALWLSLRQVGESQLADVQAVVQHFLADRSQYQSISINDLYQRIEQQDVVLVDVRPSNEFAVAHLPQARSIPITELSQRLAELAPDQPIVAYCRGPYCLFADEAVATLSQRGFEVYRLDGGIVEWQAHGFALVQETAK, encoded by the coding sequence ATGGAATTGAGCCAAAAACGCCAATTTAAGGATGCCTTGTATGAGCAATTTGCGCGGATCAGTCGGGCTTTGGCCAACCCTCATCGGCTGGAGTTGCTCGATTTGCTGACCCAAGGTGAACGCACAGTCGAGGATTTGGCCAATGAAACGGCGCTTTCGATTGCCAACGCTTCGCAACATTTGCAAACCTTGCGAGCTGCTCAATTGGTTAGTGTGCGCCGCGAAGGCCTGTATGCCTACTACCGCCTAGCGAATCCGAGTGTCCAAGCATTGTGGCTTAGTTTGCGTCAGGTCGGCGAAAGCCAACTAGCCGATGTGCAGGCAGTCGTCCAGCACTTTTTGGCAGATCGCAGCCAATATCAATCGATCAGCATCAACGATTTATATCAGCGGATCGAGCAGCAAGATGTGGTGTTGGTGGATGTGCGACCGAGCAACGAATTTGCTGTTGCCCATTTACCTCAAGCCCGTTCAATTCCGATCACTGAATTAAGCCAGCGCTTGGCCGAATTAGCGCCCGATCAGCCAATTGTGGCCTATTGCCGTGGGCCATATTGCCTATTTGCCGATGAGGCGGTGGCAACGCTCAGCCAACGTGGTTTTGAAGTCTATAGGCTCGATGGTGGAATTGTCGAATGGCAAGCTCATGGTTTTGCCTTAGTTCAGGAAACAGCCAAATGA